In Pangasianodon hypophthalmus isolate fPanHyp1 chromosome 5, fPanHyp1.pri, whole genome shotgun sequence, the DNA window GaagaaaaaatcaataaattgtGGTGCTCTCTAGAGTCAGGAGCAGATTGAGGAGGCCATCAGGAGACTGGATGTGGAGAAAGACATTCAAACTTATGTGGAAAACACCTGTGTTACAGCAGATGATAACAAGGCTGAATTCCTCATCGCTGATTACTTTGTAAGAAATTTCACTACAAATATGCATATCATTCCTGTACAGAATACTGTAATACATAATTGCATATTGGAATATCAGGGTTGTAACTGTGAGTGGAGTTGGACATAAACCCTGAAGTGAATGTTATTCCTGTATATGAAATAATGATTATGGTCTTTTATTCAATAATACATTGTGGACTATGTGTATCTGCATCGCAGGAGGAAGATGGAAAGACAgtaatggaaaaagaaagacgAAGAGATACACTGAAGGCGAAACTCCAGCGACTACAGGAATGCATTCTTAAAAccaggaaagagaaagaaggtgcttttttaattttaggctTAAACATTCTAGGTTTACTTAGGAAATAAAGATTAAACAAAGTTGAAATGGGAATCTTCCTACTAGCAtatgttttacatattttccATCTCAAATCTCAAATATTAGCTTTAAGTAATGCTTCACTAAGTGGCCATCtgtttaaaacttattttaaaaatgtttcaccaTTAAATTTCAGGGCTGGAGAATATGGTGGGACTAGACATTGAAAATATCTCACACACGAGTAAAAAAAACCTGGAGGAACAAGAGCAGCTGCTTGAAGAGGTATTATTAGAATAATACTCCACATTTTACGTTCATGTTAAACAATATAACAGCAATTATCACTGGGTTTGTGATTGTTTGTAGTCCATTTTAAAACTGGACCTTTTGGAGGCCACGTACTGTAAACTGAACCAATCCATGATGGACTTAGAGGGGAAACCGAAACCATCCCATCGTTTCAATGACAGCATcacaaaatttaaagaaaaggtAGAGTGTACACAAATCTATATACTTTGATGTCTCAAATGTCTCATCTATAAGGATTagtatttaatatgtatttacattcattttattcaatCAGGAAGTTGAACACAGCATAGCTAAACTGCCTCGTCCAGTTCGGATCAAAAAGACGCCATTCAGATCACGTCAGTCTTTTAGGtcttcagtcatttttaaagcTCCTGTGAAAAATGGTGTAGACCGTCAGGACTCTGTTCCCTCTATAGAGGCCAGCGATGGatcagcaaaacacacacacaagcacaagtCTGGGATTAATGGAGCATCATCAAGGTCTCAGGAGGAAACCAGGGAATGTAAGGATCCCCTTAAGTGATCTCCTACTTTGTAATAGTTTCCATggtttaaatgatgtttttatgtatatttggaTCCCATTTAGCtttaagaagattttttttctatttttcaccAACTGTTATACCAAATGTAGCACTAGATACAAGACGTAATTCAGTGTAGTTGCATTTTTACTGCGTTTTGATAGTATTTAGAAGTAGAATCTTTATTTCCTCTTACTATTataaaaattcttttctttacattttggtGCATATTGTCAGTAAAGAATATAAACTAGTAATATCTACACTATGTCAAAGATCAAGTTAATGTGCAAGGCTTACATGGTGATTCCCTCCTCCAGGTGCTGAGTTGTGCAGTGTAGGTAAATGTAAAGCTTTATATGACTTCTCCTCAAAGAAAAAGGACGAGTTAAACATGAAAGAAGGTAAATTTACAGCTACTAAAGACACCTGCTTCATTATAGACTGGGTGTTTATGTGCATACTgtactaaattattattattatttttttcaatattctATAAGGAGATCTTCTCGACATCCTTCGAAAGGACAACAGTGGATGGTGGTATGGAGAACTGAACGGAAAGAGAGGTCACTTTCCCTATAATTATGTTGAAGAGTTGCCTGTTTTGAAAATGGCAAAGTCTTCTGATGCTTAAATCATGAGAATATGAGGTTTCATTATTTACC includes these proteins:
- the nostrin gene encoding nostrin; translation: MLNRLSKSAELQVKVDEDYFSMNMDSGQIRLKWENTLKSCYQIVQEIEKQRIETLSNAVNKYNLHMCSYSQALLHSQEQIEEAIRRLDVEKDIQTYVENTCVTADDNKAEFLIADYFEEDGKTVMEKERRRDTLKAKLQRLQECILKTRKEKEGLENMVGLDIENISHTSKKNLEEQEQLLEESILKLDLLEATYCKLNQSMMDLEGKPKPSHRFNDSITKFKEKEVEHSIAKLPRPVRIKKTPFRSRQSFRSSVIFKAPVKNGVDRQDSVPSIEASDGSAKHTHKHKSGINGASSRSQEETRECAELCSVGKCKALYDFSSKKKDELNMKEGDLLDILRKDNSGWWYGELNGKRGHFPYNYVEELPVLKMAKSSDA